From the Synechococcus sp. HK01-R genome, one window contains:
- a CDS encoding LysM peptidoglycan-binding domain-containing protein yields the protein MRRTTIAALALAVLLPLPSFAGTVTVKSGDTLSDIADRYGISVGALMRMNGLRDANHVEVGQTLQVPGPRVVAGSGRHTVRSGDTLSGIADRYRVSEKALIALNNLPSADHVELGATLKLPSNAVLPKPKPKQAPKPKPVAIKANPKATAHTVASGQTLTQIAKAYDVPVATLIQLNDLTDPNKVTVGTKLMLRGTTPKPNPIKQTVEATQPAPKAQPAPKSQTAKAVETARPVQTAKPTQTAKASAKPTSKSVQPKDADWRTYGPLQVDWANWQSMGGSDVAPTLNSDGKPLYIAVNCAANKINVTGADGSWKSWSAPQSGFEDDLVKDRCKSSKG from the coding sequence ATGCGCCGCACCACCATTGCCGCCCTGGCCCTGGCGGTTCTGCTGCCCCTGCCGAGCTTCGCGGGCACTGTCACCGTCAAATCAGGTGACACCCTCTCCGACATTGCCGACCGTTACGGCATCTCCGTTGGCGCTCTGATGCGCATGAACGGGCTGCGGGATGCCAACCATGTGGAAGTGGGGCAGACGCTGCAAGTCCCAGGACCCCGCGTGGTTGCTGGATCTGGCCGCCACACCGTGCGCAGTGGTGACACGTTGAGCGGCATTGCCGATCGCTACCGCGTCAGCGAGAAGGCGCTGATCGCGCTCAACAACCTTCCCAGCGCAGACCACGTTGAACTTGGAGCAACCCTGAAGCTGCCGAGCAACGCTGTGTTGCCCAAGCCCAAACCGAAACAAGCCCCCAAACCCAAGCCTGTAGCGATCAAGGCCAATCCCAAGGCCACGGCCCACACCGTGGCCAGCGGCCAAACGTTGACCCAGATCGCCAAGGCCTATGACGTGCCCGTGGCCACCCTCATTCAGCTCAACGACCTGACCGATCCCAACAAGGTGACCGTTGGCACAAAGCTGATGCTTCGCGGAACCACACCCAAACCCAATCCCATCAAACAGACCGTCGAAGCCACACAACCTGCTCCAAAAGCCCAACCCGCTCCGAAGAGTCAGACAGCCAAAGCCGTCGAAACTGCGCGACCGGTTCAAACAGCCAAGCCCACTCAAACGGCCAAAGCCTCGGCGAAACCCACCAGCAAATCCGTGCAGCCCAAGGATGCCGACTGGCGAACCTATGGCCCGCTTCAGGTGGACTGGGCCAACTGGCAGTCGATGGGTGGCAGCGATGTAGCCCCCACGCTCAACTCCGATGGCAAGCCCCTCTACATCGCCGTCAATTGCGCCGCAAACAAGATCAATGTCACCGGAGCCGATGGATCCTGGAAAAGCTGGAGTGCACCCCAGAGTGGCTTTGAGGATGATCTGGTGAAAGACCGCTGCAAGAGCAGCAAAGGCTGA
- a CDS encoding alpha-amylase family protein — MEQPWWSGAVIYQLIVRSYADGNGDGTGDLQGLASRLPYLRWLGVDALWLTPIYPSPLQDGGYDITDFKEIHPDLGDLAAFHRCLTAAHSQGIKVILDLVLNHTSTLHPWFQRARWAAKGSPEREVYVWSDDPQRYADAPVLFRHFEASNWEWDPVAEQYYLHRFLRHQPDLNYENPLVQQAMLEVVDFWIERGVDGFRLDAVPFLFEQEGSRCEGLPQTHAFLKLLRQRVERHGRDVLLLAEAIQPVDEAAPYLADEELHGAFNFVLTAHLFAAIASGSTRDLRLCLEASHQAVPGCRWALPLRNHDELWLGDGHLVPEELIQSIRTGLHQGQGHWLNWGINRRLAPLLNGDPGSNRVLHALLYSLPGMPCLYYGDELGMGDWPGLRDRDPNRTPMAWTPARNGGFSTAPDPLLVLPPITAPGYDYRVVNVEVQKQLPGSLLNWHRRMLTCRRLLPALRSGDFTLLDCAHPAVIAYSRCSESMTVLVAANLSAAGASFRLDLSRWLGQRTREVLWGCEFPEAGPNWFVYLPAHGFSWWLIGEVEEMRDDLEPQGL, encoded by the coding sequence ATGGAGCAGCCCTGGTGGAGCGGTGCTGTGATCTATCAGCTGATCGTGCGTAGCTACGCCGATGGCAACGGCGATGGCACGGGTGATCTCCAGGGCCTTGCATCGCGGCTGCCCTATCTGCGTTGGTTGGGTGTGGATGCCCTCTGGTTGACACCGATCTATCCATCACCCCTGCAGGACGGCGGTTACGACATCACCGATTTCAAGGAGATTCACCCCGACCTCGGAGATCTCGCCGCGTTCCATCGCTGTCTCACCGCAGCCCATTCCCAGGGGATCAAGGTGATCCTCGACCTGGTGCTCAATCACACCAGCACGCTGCATCCCTGGTTCCAACGCGCCCGCTGGGCAGCGAAGGGAAGCCCGGAGCGGGAGGTCTACGTGTGGAGTGATGACCCGCAGCGCTACGCCGATGCGCCGGTGTTGTTTCGACACTTCGAGGCCTCCAACTGGGAATGGGACCCGGTGGCTGAGCAGTACTACCTGCATCGCTTCCTCCGCCATCAGCCAGACCTCAACTACGAGAACCCCCTTGTGCAGCAGGCGATGCTCGAGGTGGTGGACTTTTGGATCGAGCGGGGGGTGGATGGCTTCCGGCTCGATGCCGTGCCCTTTCTCTTTGAGCAGGAGGGATCCCGCTGTGAGGGCTTACCCCAGACCCATGCCTTTTTGAAGCTGTTGCGGCAGCGGGTGGAGCGGCATGGCCGTGATGTGCTTTTACTGGCTGAGGCGATTCAGCCAGTGGATGAGGCGGCGCCCTATCTGGCGGATGAGGAGCTGCATGGGGCGTTCAATTTCGTGCTGACAGCCCATCTCTTCGCCGCGATCGCCAGTGGCAGCACACGGGATCTTCGCCTCTGTCTCGAGGCCTCCCATCAGGCCGTTCCCGGATGTCGCTGGGCCCTGCCTCTGCGTAACCACGATGAGCTTTGGCTTGGCGATGGACACCTGGTGCCTGAGGAGCTGATCCAGTCGATCCGTACAGGACTGCATCAAGGGCAGGGGCATTGGCTCAACTGGGGAATCAATCGACGCTTGGCACCCCTGCTCAATGGTGACCCTGGGTCCAACCGGGTGCTGCACGCACTCCTCTACAGCCTTCCAGGCATGCCTTGCCTCTACTACGGCGATGAGCTGGGTATGGGTGACTGGCCCGGGTTGAGGGATCGTGACCCCAACCGAACGCCGATGGCTTGGACCCCTGCCCGCAACGGTGGATTTTCCACCGCTCCGGATCCTCTGCTGGTGCTGCCACCGATCACCGCTCCTGGGTACGACTATCGGGTGGTGAATGTGGAGGTGCAAAAGCAACTGCCAGGTTCTCTGCTGAATTGGCATCGGCGGATGCTCACCTGCCGACGGCTGTTGCCTGCCTTGCGCAGTGGTGATTTCACCCTGCTCGACTGCGCCCACCCTGCGGTGATTGCCTACAGCCGCTGCAGCGAGTCGATGACGGTGCTCGTCGCAGCCAATCTTTCTGCTGCTGGAGCCTCCTTCCGGCTGGATCTGAGTCGCTGGCTGGGCCAGCGCACGCGAGAGGTGCTCTGGGGCTGTGAGTTCCCTGAAGCGGGGCCCAACTGGTTCGTCTACCTCCCGGCCCACGGCTTCAGTTGGTGGTTGATCGGTGAGGTGGAAGAGATGCGTGACGATCTCGAACCGCAGGGCCTGTGA
- a CDS encoding LysR substrate-binding domain-containing protein, translated as MVDLDTLACLDGLIWLRTGRDVASRLSLDQSSVSRRQRTCASNFGITLEKHDQEWVLTGDQTLLNMEREVHQRARLSGLHPLRLEATYWTLPLLCTPEPCGWIAGLSNRVGMGPNLSLLRQRICDAWICGLPDLPAADDPELCAVHLCTMPLHLLVKADHPLLKEADIHLSDLQAFPSLALPDGAYPVVERELKTLGLWNTPVPMSRYRQDRWEGRSAKDVTIVYGHCLSQAVSGEGLVPLPYTLPFQSGETLVTRRELRDEPAITALIQNLRQRLRRLQAQFPELNIAS; from the coding sequence ATGGTTGATCTCGACACCCTCGCTTGCCTCGATGGGCTGATCTGGTTGAGAACCGGTCGGGACGTGGCTAGCCGCCTGAGTCTCGACCAATCGTCGGTGAGCCGAAGGCAGCGAACCTGCGCCAGCAACTTCGGGATCACTCTTGAAAAGCATGATCAAGAGTGGGTCCTAACTGGTGATCAGACCCTGCTGAACATGGAGCGGGAGGTCCACCAGAGGGCCCGCCTGTCGGGACTGCATCCCCTCCGGCTGGAGGCCACCTACTGGACCCTGCCCCTGCTTTGCACACCCGAGCCCTGCGGTTGGATCGCCGGTCTCTCCAATCGGGTGGGCATGGGGCCCAACCTATCCCTACTGCGCCAAAGAATCTGCGATGCATGGATCTGCGGCCTGCCGGATCTCCCTGCCGCCGACGACCCCGAACTCTGTGCTGTGCACCTCTGCACCATGCCGCTGCATCTGCTGGTCAAAGCGGATCACCCACTGCTGAAGGAAGCAGACATCCACTTGAGCGATCTCCAGGCCTTCCCGAGCCTGGCTCTGCCGGATGGCGCCTATCCCGTGGTCGAACGAGAACTGAAAACGCTCGGCCTCTGGAACACTCCGGTGCCCATGAGCCGTTATCGCCAGGATCGCTGGGAAGGGCGCAGCGCCAAGGATGTGACCATCGTCTATGGCCACTGTCTCAGCCAGGCAGTCTCCGGTGAGGGGCTCGTTCCACTGCCTTACACACTGCCCTTTCAATCAGGCGAGACTCTGGTCACACGTCGTGAGCTACGCGACGAACCTGCGATCACGGCGCTGATTCAGAACTTGCGACAACGCCTTCGCCGTCTGCAGGCACAGTTCCCCGAGCTGAACATTGCGTCCTAA
- a CDS encoding aldehyde dehydrogenase family protein, which produces MTSSTVPVSQALPDLAALRAPVQRGDTRAEGWRRRQLQAVATLVEEHEDEILAALHQDLGKPELEGMVEILALRQELKLCRRQLRRWMRPRPVPVPLAQRPGKAEVIREPLGCVLIIGPWNYPFHLTLQPLISALAAGNTAVVKPSEQSPATSSLIARLLPSYFPQDVVQVVEGEGPVAAALVDQGYDHIFFTGSGAIGARVLAGAAPHLTPVTLELGGKSPAVVLEGADLSVTARRLIWGKGLNAGQTCIAPDHLLVQASIREPLLAALAQARLELYGEQPLQSPDLAHLIHGRHFQRLNALLEGARQSGQVLIGGESNADTLRMAPTVIQVDCDDDPLMEDELFGPLLPMICVDNLAEAITRIRRQPKPLALYLFGGEAQDRAMLLQGTSSGGVCFNDVVMQVGVPELPFGGVGASGMGAYHGEAGFRTFSHERAVLKRSFALDARLRYPPYAISRGLIKRLLG; this is translated from the coding sequence ATGACCAGCTCAACCGTCCCGGTGAGCCAGGCCCTACCGGATCTGGCAGCCCTGCGCGCCCCAGTGCAGAGGGGCGACACCCGCGCTGAAGGCTGGCGACGTCGTCAGCTGCAGGCAGTCGCCACTCTGGTGGAGGAGCACGAAGACGAGATTCTTGCCGCCCTGCATCAAGACCTGGGCAAACCGGAGCTGGAGGGCATGGTCGAGATCCTGGCCCTGCGGCAGGAGCTGAAACTTTGCCGACGCCAGCTGCGCCGCTGGATGCGTCCTCGGCCCGTGCCCGTGCCCCTTGCGCAACGTCCGGGCAAAGCGGAGGTCATCCGAGAGCCGCTGGGCTGCGTGCTGATCATTGGCCCCTGGAATTATCCCTTCCATCTCACTCTGCAGCCGCTGATCAGTGCCCTCGCCGCTGGCAACACCGCTGTGGTTAAACCCTCCGAGCAGTCTCCGGCGACCTCATCCCTGATCGCTCGTTTACTTCCCAGCTATTTCCCGCAGGACGTGGTGCAGGTGGTGGAGGGTGAAGGGCCTGTCGCCGCCGCCCTCGTTGATCAGGGATACGACCACATCTTCTTCACTGGAAGTGGAGCCATTGGCGCCAGAGTGCTTGCTGGTGCGGCACCGCACCTCACCCCTGTGACGCTTGAGCTGGGGGGGAAAAGTCCGGCGGTGGTGCTTGAAGGAGCGGATCTGAGCGTGACTGCAAGACGGCTGATCTGGGGCAAGGGGCTGAATGCAGGGCAGACCTGCATCGCCCCCGACCATCTCTTGGTTCAAGCGAGCATTCGAGAGCCGCTACTGGCAGCTCTGGCCCAAGCCCGCCTCGAGCTTTATGGAGAGCAGCCGCTGCAATCCCCTGATCTGGCCCATCTCATCCATGGCCGCCACTTCCAACGACTCAATGCGCTGCTGGAGGGGGCTCGGCAGAGCGGACAGGTGCTGATCGGTGGTGAGAGCAACGCGGACACCCTGCGTATGGCACCAACAGTGATTCAGGTGGATTGCGATGACGATCCCCTGATGGAGGACGAACTCTTCGGCCCCCTGCTGCCCATGATCTGCGTGGACAACCTCGCGGAGGCGATCACAAGGATCCGTCGGCAGCCGAAACCGCTGGCGCTGTATCTGTTTGGAGGAGAGGCCCAAGACAGGGCCATGCTGCTTCAGGGCACCAGCTCTGGTGGGGTGTGTTTTAACGATGTGGTGATGCAGGTGGGTGTTCCCGAACTGCCCTTCGGGGGCGTAGGCGCTAGCGGAATGGGGGCCTATCACGGGGAAGCGGGATTCCGGACCTTCTCCCATGAACGGGCTGTGCTGAAGCGCTCCTTCGCGCTGGATGCACGACTGCGTTACCCGCCCTATGCCATCAGCCGAGGGCTGATCAAACGACTGCTCGGCTGA
- the aroQ gene encoding type II 3-dehydroquinate dehydratase: MRLLLLNGPNLNLLGRREPGLYGFETLDVIEQRLIQRAEAEGVQLECFQSNFEGALVERIHQAMGLMDGILINAGAYTHTSVALRDALLGVEIPYVELHLSNTHAREPFRHHSYLADRAVGVVSGFGAASYVLALDGLLQHLRAASARG; the protein is encoded by the coding sequence ATGCGCCTTCTGCTGCTCAACGGCCCCAATCTCAACCTGCTCGGGCGCCGAGAGCCTGGGCTCTACGGATTTGAGACCCTGGACGTGATCGAACAGCGTTTGATCCAGAGGGCCGAGGCCGAAGGTGTGCAGCTGGAGTGTTTCCAGAGCAACTTTGAGGGTGCCCTGGTGGAGCGAATTCATCAGGCGATGGGCCTGATGGATGGCATTCTCATCAATGCCGGTGCTTACACCCACACCTCCGTGGCTCTGCGGGATGCGCTGTTGGGGGTGGAGATTCCCTATGTAGAACTGCACCTCAGTAACACCCATGCCCGGGAGCCATTCCGGCATCACTCCTATCTGGCAGATCGCGCCGTCGGAGTGGTGAGTGGATTTGGTGCGGCGAGTTACGTTCTGGCCCTGGATGGCCTTCTGCAGCACCTGCGGGCTGCCTCTGCCCGTGGCTGA
- the glpK gene encoding glycerol kinase GlpK yields MADKPLLLALDQGTSSSRAALFDSEGHLIASASAPLAIHYPADGWVEQDPRLIWQSQLQAMADLEKALSPEQRQAVSCCGITNQRETTVLWQRNDGAPCGPALVWQDGRTADLCRQWKQQGLETEWRQRTGLLLDPYFSASKIRWLMLHEAAANAAASRDDLCFGTVESWLLWHLSGGTRHCSDMSNASRTLLMDLEQRQWVDAFCEQASLPLSALPELVPCRGDFGAITKGLPFAGVPIKALLGDQQAATLGQLCLDPGEAKCTYGTGAFLVVNTGSVIRRSNAGLLTTLGWTDADGTPTYCLEGSLFNAGTVVQWLRDGLGIIDSTEAINALAAQVDSAAGVMLVPAFTGWGTPHWDPEARGLLIGLTRDSDRRHIARAALEGIALSVATLVHLAETALGQGLGELAVDGGAAASDPLLQAQADSTGLRVRRPASLESTARGVALLAGMECGAVGDLRALQVQRVDGASVFMPQIDGPQRNRWRERWDDAVRRSLHWSQGGQA; encoded by the coding sequence ATGGCAGACAAGCCGCTCCTTCTGGCCCTGGACCAGGGCACCAGCAGCTCCAGGGCCGCTCTCTTTGACTCCGAGGGCCACCTGATCGCCAGCGCCTCAGCCCCTCTGGCGATCCACTACCCAGCTGATGGCTGGGTGGAGCAGGATCCCAGGCTGATCTGGCAGAGCCAACTCCAGGCGATGGCCGATCTGGAGAAGGCCCTCAGCCCCGAGCAACGCCAGGCCGTGAGTTGCTGCGGCATCACCAACCAGCGGGAAACCACCGTGCTGTGGCAGCGCAACGACGGCGCCCCCTGCGGACCAGCCCTCGTCTGGCAGGACGGCCGCACCGCCGACCTATGCCGGCAATGGAAACAGCAGGGACTGGAGACAGAGTGGCGCCAACGCACCGGCCTGCTGCTCGATCCTTACTTCAGCGCCAGCAAGATCCGTTGGCTGATGCTGCATGAGGCGGCCGCCAATGCGGCAGCGTCTCGCGATGACCTGTGCTTCGGCACCGTGGAGAGCTGGTTGCTCTGGCACCTGAGCGGGGGCACGCGGCACTGCTCCGATATGAGCAATGCCAGCCGCACTTTGCTGATGGATCTGGAGCAGCGGCAGTGGGTGGACGCCTTCTGTGAGCAAGCCAGTCTGCCCCTTTCCGCGTTACCGGAGCTGGTGCCCTGCCGCGGCGACTTTGGCGCGATCACCAAAGGGCTGCCCTTCGCGGGTGTGCCGATCAAGGCCCTGCTTGGCGATCAACAAGCCGCCACCCTCGGCCAGCTCTGCCTGGATCCCGGGGAAGCCAAGTGCACCTACGGCACCGGCGCCTTTCTTGTCGTGAACACCGGCTCAGTGATCCGCCGCTCGAATGCCGGCCTACTCACCACGCTGGGCTGGACCGATGCCGATGGCACTCCCACCTATTGCCTGGAGGGAAGCCTCTTCAATGCCGGCACCGTCGTGCAATGGCTGCGCGACGGCCTAGGGATCATCGATAGCACCGAAGCAATCAATGCGCTGGCTGCCCAGGTGGACTCCGCCGCCGGCGTGATGCTGGTTCCAGCCTTCACCGGCTGGGGCACCCCCCATTGGGACCCGGAAGCCAGGGGGCTGCTGATCGGCCTCACCCGAGACAGCGATCGGCGCCATATCGCCAGGGCCGCCCTCGAGGGGATCGCCCTATCGGTGGCCACCCTGGTGCATCTGGCAGAAACGGCCCTGGGGCAAGGGCTTGGCGAACTAGCCGTCGACGGGGGAGCGGCAGCCTCCGATCCACTTCTTCAGGCGCAGGCCGACAGCACGGGCCTGCGGGTGCGCCGACCGGCCAGCCTGGAGAGCACCGCCAGGGGGGTGGCCTTGCTGGCCGGTATGGAGTGCGGTGCCGTGGGGGATCTTCGAGCCCTGCAGGTGCAGCGCGTGGATGGAGCCAGCGTGTTCATGCCTCAAATCGATGGCCCGCAACGGAACCGCTGGCGTGAGCGTTGGGATGACGCCGTGCGCCGCAGCCTGCACTGGAGCCAAGGAGGCCAGGCATGA
- a CDS encoding glycerol-3-phosphate dehydrogenase/oxidase, producing MNQLFDLVVIGGGASGASVAYEAVRRGLKVALLEASDLGGGTSCRSTKLLHGGVRYLELAFKTADPAQLRLVREALLERGHWLRQAPFLAHRLELALPTSNRLGQAYYRVGLGLYDALAGRTGIGSSRWLSSQQLREALPGLQPELNGGVAYSDGQFDDARLNLLLALTAEQAGAEIRTGCRVTQLERDGQGRICAVLSLGDDGREERWQAQVVVNATGIQADAIRHMADPDLPPRMLTSRGVHLVLEADLCPQGIGLLLPATNDGRVLFMLPFFGRTLVGTTDTPCPLEQAQTPSPEEHAYLLSYVQRWFPFLSELRISSSWAGGRPLLRPAGANRSSSRVVREHEVETLSCGLVSVMGGKWTTCRPMALDTLAAVEKQLGQSLPEPTALPLLGADGSPERTPQRLCEQQQQLEELLPDTPLRQRQIDHLQASHGLEAPKLLAGWPAAERRPLSEVIPLCRGELRHAIEREHARTVTDVLARRCRLAMVDQADAERLAPEVQSLLADSRTNGNLAEPSIDLRL from the coding sequence ATGAACCAGTTGTTCGACCTTGTCGTGATCGGTGGCGGCGCCAGCGGTGCGAGCGTGGCCTATGAGGCCGTACGCCGCGGCCTCAAGGTGGCTCTACTGGAGGCGTCCGATCTCGGCGGTGGCACCAGCTGCCGCAGCACCAAATTGCTTCACGGTGGCGTGCGCTACCTGGAACTGGCCTTCAAAACAGCTGATCCCGCCCAGCTCCGCCTGGTGCGCGAAGCCTTACTTGAACGGGGCCATTGGTTGCGACAGGCGCCCTTTCTGGCTCATCGGCTCGAACTCGCCCTGCCCACCAGCAACCGGCTGGGCCAGGCCTACTACCGCGTTGGCCTTGGCCTCTACGACGCCCTTGCGGGGCGAACTGGCATTGGCTCCAGTCGCTGGCTGTCGTCGCAACAGCTGCGTGAGGCCCTCCCTGGGCTGCAACCAGAGCTGAACGGTGGTGTGGCCTACAGCGATGGACAGTTCGACGATGCCCGCCTCAATCTGCTTCTGGCCCTCACTGCCGAACAAGCCGGCGCCGAGATCCGCACCGGCTGCCGAGTCACCCAACTCGAGCGTGATGGCCAAGGTCGGATCTGCGCTGTCCTCAGCCTGGGGGACGATGGCCGCGAAGAACGCTGGCAGGCCCAGGTGGTGGTGAATGCCACCGGCATCCAGGCGGATGCCATTCGCCACATGGCCGATCCCGACCTGCCGCCCCGCATGCTCACGAGCCGAGGCGTGCATCTGGTGCTCGAAGCCGATCTCTGCCCGCAGGGCATCGGCCTGCTGCTACCGGCCACCAATGACGGACGGGTTCTGTTCATGCTGCCGTTCTTCGGCCGCACCCTCGTCGGCACGACCGATACCCCCTGCCCTCTCGAGCAGGCCCAGACCCCTTCACCTGAAGAACACGCCTATCTGCTGTCGTACGTGCAGCGCTGGTTTCCCTTCCTCAGCGAGCTCAGGATCAGCAGCAGTTGGGCTGGCGGCCGCCCCCTGTTGCGCCCCGCGGGAGCCAATCGCAGCAGCAGCCGCGTGGTTCGCGAACACGAAGTGGAAACTCTGAGCTGCGGCTTGGTGAGCGTGATGGGAGGCAAATGGACCACCTGCCGGCCCATGGCTCTCGACACCCTGGCGGCGGTGGAGAAACAGCTTGGGCAGTCGCTTCCCGAGCCCACTGCCCTGCCTTTGCTCGGTGCTGATGGCAGTCCGGAACGCACCCCGCAGCGCTTGTGCGAGCAACAGCAACAGCTGGAAGAGCTCCTGCCCGACACCCCTCTGCGGCAGCGCCAGATCGACCATCTTCAAGCCAGCCATGGACTGGAAGCCCCCAAGCTTCTGGCCGGGTGGCCTGCGGCTGAGCGGCGGCCCCTGAGCGAAGTGATTCCTCTTTGTCGAGGCGAATTGCGGCACGCGATCGAACGGGAACACGCCCGCACGGTCACCGATGTGCTGGCGCGCCGCTGCCGCCTGGCCATGGTGGATCAAGCGGACGCCGAGCGCCTGGCGCCTGAGGTGCAGTCATTGCTCGCAGACAGTCGCACCAACGGCAACCTTGCCGAACCCTCCATCGACCTCAGGCTCTAA
- the cobI gene encoding precorrin-2 C(20)-methyltransferase encodes MDLRSERPAASPGVVLLGVGPGDPDLLTLAGYRALRAADAVAYPVASLTASGMALTIVEHFLETGQRQLPLVFPMVREAEPLRAAWLAAANALAAEVAAGQRVVFLCEGDVSLFATGSYVLLALQKHHPECPLQVIPGVSSVAAAAAAGAWPLAFQQEALLIRPCPDRPEDLLALLEQARQQAMVLALLKLGHRWLWVQPLLEQQGLLAEALFAERVGWPDQQVITADAVSAQTRPYFSQLLIRQRSQGVPCPPVLP; translated from the coding sequence GTGGACCTGCGAAGTGAGAGGCCAGCCGCATCTCCAGGAGTGGTGCTCCTGGGGGTGGGCCCTGGAGATCCGGACCTTCTCACCCTTGCCGGCTATCGAGCGTTGAGGGCTGCGGATGCTGTGGCTTACCCGGTCGCCTCGCTCACGGCCTCGGGGATGGCGCTCACGATCGTGGAGCACTTTTTGGAGACTGGGCAGCGGCAACTGCCCTTGGTGTTTCCGATGGTTCGGGAGGCCGAGCCGTTGCGGGCGGCCTGGCTGGCGGCAGCCAATGCATTGGCTGCCGAGGTAGCCGCGGGCCAGCGCGTGGTGTTTCTCTGCGAAGGGGATGTCTCTCTGTTTGCAACAGGGAGTTATGTGTTGCTGGCACTCCAAAAACACCATCCGGAATGCCCGTTGCAGGTGATTCCAGGGGTGTCCTCGGTCGCGGCCGCTGCTGCGGCCGGTGCCTGGCCTCTGGCCTTTCAGCAGGAGGCTCTGCTGATTCGACCCTGCCCAGACCGCCCCGAGGATTTACTCGCCCTACTCGAGCAGGCGCGCCAGCAGGCGATGGTGTTGGCTCTGCTCAAGCTCGGCCATCGTTGGCTCTGGGTGCAGCCGCTGTTGGAGCAGCAGGGCCTGCTGGCCGAGGCCCTGTTTGCTGAGCGTGTCGGCTGGCCCGATCAGCAAGTGATCACGGCCGATGCTGTGTCAGCCCAGACAAGGCCTTATTTCTCCCAGCTTCTGATCCGGCAGAGATCGCAGGGCGTTCCCTGTCCGCCGGTTCTGCCGTAG
- a CDS encoding tRNA-(ms[2]io[6]A)-hydroxylase: MAFCSTCGLPLPVAEAAAVTPVPVASIRWLAAPTSALWVQQAIARPMEVLIDHAHCERKAAGSAVQLMFRYLCEPGLGEVLSPLVREELEHFEQVLALLKARGRYLEPLPSPGYGAQLAKHVRRGEPERMLDSFLVAGLIEARSHERMALLAQHSPDPELRDLYAGLLQSEARHFGLYWVLCEERWPRDVIVPRLQALALAEVEALSGELERPEDVRMHSVGIRKQSPKEA, encoded by the coding sequence ATGGCCTTCTGCAGCACCTGCGGGCTGCCTCTGCCCGTGGCTGAGGCCGCTGCTGTTACGCCGGTGCCAGTGGCCAGCATCCGCTGGCTGGCGGCTCCTACCAGCGCCCTCTGGGTGCAGCAGGCCATCGCCCGCCCGATGGAGGTGCTGATCGATCACGCCCACTGTGAACGCAAGGCGGCCGGCTCCGCGGTGCAGCTCATGTTTCGCTATCTCTGCGAGCCAGGCCTCGGGGAGGTGCTCAGCCCTTTGGTGCGAGAGGAACTGGAGCATTTCGAGCAAGTGTTGGCTCTTCTCAAGGCACGCGGTCGCTACCTCGAGCCGCTGCCATCGCCGGGCTACGGAGCCCAGCTTGCCAAGCATGTGCGTCGTGGTGAGCCGGAGCGGATGCTGGATTCCTTCCTGGTGGCAGGTCTGATCGAAGCCCGTAGCCACGAACGGATGGCTCTACTGGCGCAGCACAGCCCGGATCCGGAACTTCGTGATCTGTATGCGGGGCTGCTGCAAAGCGAGGCACGCCATTTCGGGCTCTATTGGGTGCTCTGCGAGGAGCGCTGGCCGCGGGACGTGATTGTTCCAAGGTTGCAAGCGTTGGCTCTCGCCGAGGTGGAGGCGCTCTCCGGCGAACTCGAGCGCCCCGAGGATGTGCGGATGCACTCCGTTGGAATCCGCAAGCAAAGTCCAAAAGAAGCCTGA
- a CDS encoding acireductone dioxygenase has product MSHLRIFPAPSHTPGEAPENLDKDLSPLPSLESNDPGTIQAELLERGIRFERWPARQSLPSGADQEAILKAYADEVAAVQSSGGYGTVDAIRMTPEHPDRETLRSKFLNEHTHAEDEVRFFVEGQGLFCLHLGHEVVQVLCCADDWIAVPAGTKHWFDMGSAPSFCAIRFFNNPEGWVAQFTGDPIASRYPLLN; this is encoded by the coding sequence ATGAGTCATCTGCGCATCTTTCCCGCCCCAAGCCACACCCCCGGCGAGGCTCCAGAGAATCTCGATAAGGACCTCTCGCCCCTGCCCAGCCTGGAAAGCAATGATCCAGGCACGATTCAGGCAGAACTCCTGGAACGTGGCATCCGTTTCGAGCGCTGGCCAGCACGCCAATCCCTGCCGTCAGGCGCTGACCAGGAGGCGATCCTCAAGGCCTATGCCGATGAGGTTGCTGCCGTGCAAAGCAGCGGTGGCTACGGCACGGTCGATGCCATCCGGATGACCCCTGAGCATCCCGATCGGGAAACGCTCCGCTCCAAGTTCCTGAATGAGCACACCCACGCTGAAGACGAAGTGCGCTTCTTTGTGGAAGGGCAGGGGCTGTTCTGCCTCCATCTGGGCCATGAGGTAGTCCAGGTGCTGTGCTGCGCCGATGACTGGATCGCCGTTCCTGCCGGCACCAAGCACTGGTTCGATATGGGGTCTGCTCCGTCCTTCTGCGCCATCCGGTTCTTCAATAATCCAGAGGGCTGGGTCGCCCAATTCACGGGTGACCCAATCGCCAGCCGCTACCCGCTCCTGAACTAA